The following proteins come from a genomic window of Candidatus Binatus sp.:
- the rpsS gene encoding 30S ribosomal protein S19 has protein sequence MARSLKKGPFVDGHLLKKVTAASASGDKRIIKTWSRRSMITPDMIALTFAVHNGHKFIPVYCTENMVGHKLGEFAPTRTFHGHAGDRKGEVKPAAAAAPAAPPPAAAKA, from the coding sequence ATGGCCAGGTCACTCAAAAAAGGTCCTTTCGTTGACGGGCATCTGCTCAAAAAAGTTACCGCCGCGTCCGCCTCGGGCGACAAGCGAATCATCAAGACCTGGTCGCGACGCTCGATGATAACGCCCGACATGATCGCGCTGACGTTCGCCGTCCACAACGGGCACAAGTTCATCCCCGTGTACTGCACCGAGAACATGGTCGGCCACAAGCTCGGCGAATTCGCGCCGACCCGGACCTTCCACGGTCATGCCGGCGATCGCAAGGGCGAAGTGAAGCCGGCCGCCGCCGCCGCTCCCGCCGCACCGCCTCCGGCTGCGGCCAAGGCGTAA
- the rpmC gene encoding 50S ribosomal protein L29, protein MELDELRQMTAPDLRVKERESREEIFRLRLKLRTNQLDNHAGYRRARRELALIMTLLGEKARGAAAADKKVANAGKN, encoded by the coding sequence TTGGAGCTTGATGAACTAAGGCAGATGACGGCGCCGGATTTGCGCGTCAAGGAGCGCGAGTCGCGCGAGGAAATTTTTCGCCTCCGGCTCAAGCTGCGCACCAATCAGCTGGATAATCACGCCGGCTATCGGCGCGCGCGCCGCGAGCTGGCGCTCATCATGACTTTGCTCGGCGAGAAGGCGCGCGGCGCGGCCGCGGCGGACAAGAAGGTAGCCAATGCGGGAAAGAATTAA
- the rplX gene encoding 50S ribosomal protein L24, with amino-acid sequence MASAKYKIKKNDTVMVVTGRDRGKTGKVMRVLPERGRVIVERLNIVKRHSKPRGAQSPGGIVEKEAPIAISNVMIFCDRCNAPVRVGLKLADDGAKSRVCRRCGEVIGND; translated from the coding sequence ATGGCGTCGGCGAAATACAAAATCAAGAAGAATGACACCGTGATGGTCGTCACCGGCCGCGACCGGGGCAAGACCGGCAAGGTGATGCGCGTGCTGCCCGAGCGCGGACGCGTCATCGTCGAGCGCCTCAATATCGTCAAGCGTCACAGCAAGCCGCGCGGTGCGCAGAGCCCCGGCGGTATCGTCGAGAAGGAAGCGCCCATCGCCATCTCGAACGTCATGATTTTTTGCGATCGCTGCAACGCTCCGGTCAGGGTCGGACTCAAGCTGGCCGATGACGGCGCCAAGAGCCGGGTCTGCCGCCGCTGCGGCGAAGTGATTGGTAACGACTGA
- the rpsC gene encoding 30S ribosomal protein S3: MGQKVHPRGFRLGIIESWDSRWYASHDYAKLLHEDLKLRDFIKKRLYHAGISRIEIERMANKAKINIYTARPGIVIGKKGAEIDKLKIDIQKLMKGRDSFINIHEVRRPDLDPQLVAENIALQLERRVAFRRAMKEAVTRAMRMGAQGVKVHVAGRLGGAEIARQEWYREGRVPLQTLRADVAYGFAEARTTYGQIGVKVWIFRGEVLTRKDADAKRAGAPAQAN, encoded by the coding sequence ATGGGACAGAAAGTACATCCGCGCGGATTTCGCCTCGGCATCATCGAAAGCTGGGACTCCAGATGGTACGCCAGCCACGACTACGCCAAATTGCTGCACGAGGATTTGAAGCTGCGCGATTTTATCAAAAAGCGGCTCTACCACGCCGGCATCTCGCGGATTGAAATCGAGCGGATGGCCAACAAGGCCAAAATAAATATCTACACCGCGCGCCCCGGCATCGTCATCGGCAAGAAGGGCGCCGAAATCGACAAGCTCAAGATCGATATCCAGAAGCTGATGAAAGGGCGCGACTCGTTTATCAATATCCACGAGGTGCGCCGCCCCGACCTCGACCCCCAGCTGGTCGCCGAGAATATCGCGCTCCAGCTCGAGCGCCGCGTCGCCTTTCGCCGCGCGATGAAAGAAGCCGTCACGCGCGCGATGCGGATGGGCGCGCAGGGCGTCAAGGTCCACGTCGCCGGACGCCTGGGCGGCGCGGAAATTGCGCGTCAGGAATGGTACCGCGAGGGCCGCGTGCCCCTGCAGACGCTGCGCGCGGACGTGGCTTACGGATTTGCCGAAGCGCGCACGACCTACGGCCAGATCGGCGTGAAGGTCTGGATTTTCCGCGGCGAAGTCCTCACCCGCAAGGATGCGGACGCAAAACGCGCAGGCGCGCCTGCGCAGGCGAATTGA
- the rplN gene encoding 50S ribosomal protein L14 produces MVQVQTVLDVADNSGARKVMCIKVLGGSKRRYASVGDVIVVAVKEAIPNAKVKKGDVSRAVIVRTAKEISRDDGSYIRFDGNSAVLLDKDHEPLGTRIFGPVARELRAKKFLKIISLAPEVL; encoded by the coding sequence ATGGTACAGGTACAAACCGTTCTGGATGTCGCCGATAACTCGGGCGCCCGCAAAGTGATGTGCATCAAGGTGCTCGGCGGCTCCAAGCGCCGTTACGCCTCGGTCGGCGACGTCATCGTGGTCGCGGTCAAAGAGGCCATTCCCAACGCCAAGGTCAAAAAGGGCGACGTGTCGCGCGCGGTTATCGTGCGAACCGCCAAGGAAATCAGCCGCGACGACGGCAGTTACATCCGCTTTGACGGCAACTCCGCCGTGCTGCTCGACAAGGATCACGAACCCCTCGGCACCCGCATCTTTGGCCCGGTGGCCCGCGAGCTGCGCGCGAAAAAATTTCTCAAGATTATCTCGCTCGCGCCGGAGGTGCTGTGA
- the rplB gene encoding 50S ribosomal protein L2, giving the protein MAVIQLNPRTPGQRFMQIADFSELSKKEPEKSLLVPLQRTGGRNNRGRMTSRHRGGGHKRRLRLIDFKRNRDGISAVVFALEYDPNRSANIALLHYADGVKTYILAPDGLKVGAKVESGATADIKPGNALMLKNIPLGTIVHAIEMKPGAGAKLARGAGVQAQLMAKEGKMALLKLPSGEQRMVQADCRATIGQVGNLDHENISIGKAGRSRWLGKRGHVRGVAMNPVDHPHGGGEGKSKGNHPQSPWGQPAKGYKTRKKQPSDNLIVSRRPRGKH; this is encoded by the coding sequence ATGGCAGTCATACAATTAAATCCGCGCACTCCCGGTCAGCGCTTCATGCAGATAGCGGATTTCTCCGAGCTCAGCAAAAAAGAGCCCGAGAAAAGCCTGCTGGTCCCGCTCCAGCGCACCGGCGGACGCAACAATCGCGGCCGCATGACCTCGCGTCATCGCGGCGGCGGACACAAGCGCCGCCTTCGCCTGATCGATTTCAAGCGCAATCGCGACGGTATTTCGGCCGTCGTCTTCGCGCTTGAATACGATCCCAATCGCTCCGCCAATATCGCGCTGCTCCACTATGCCGACGGGGTCAAGACCTACATCCTGGCGCCCGACGGGCTCAAGGTCGGCGCCAAAGTCGAGTCGGGCGCGACCGCCGACATCAAGCCGGGCAACGCGCTCATGCTCAAGAACATCCCGCTCGGCACCATCGTTCATGCCATCGAGATGAAACCGGGAGCCGGCGCCAAGCTCGCGCGCGGCGCGGGTGTGCAGGCTCAGTTGATGGCGAAAGAGGGCAAGATGGCGCTGCTCAAGCTGCCCTCGGGCGAGCAGCGGATGGTGCAGGCCGATTGCCGCGCCACCATCGGCCAGGTCGGCAATCTCGACCACGAAAATATTTCTATCGGCAAGGCCGGACGCTCGCGATGGCTCGGCAAGCGCGGTCATGTGCGTGGAGTCGCGATGAACCCGGTTGACCATCCGCACGGCGGTGGCGAGGGCAAGTCGAAGGGCAACCATCCCCAGTCGCCGTGGGGACAGCCCGCCAAAGGATACAAGACGCGCAAGAAGCAGCCGTCGGACAATCTGATCGTCAGCCGCCGGCCGCGCGGGAAGCATTAA
- the rplP gene encoding 50S ribosomal protein L16: MLAPKKVKWRKMMKGRVRGAESRGLTLAFGDYGLKSLETCRIDTRALEAARIALTRHIKRGGRVWIRVFPDKPFTKKPAETRMGKGKGSPEGWVACVRPGRILFEMEGVDYATAKEAMRLAAHKLPIKTIMVQREEGGLGA; this comes from the coding sequence ATGCTCGCACCAAAAAAAGTTAAATGGCGCAAAATGATGAAGGGCCGCGTCCGCGGCGCCGAGTCGCGCGGTCTCACGCTCGCCTTCGGCGACTACGGACTCAAGTCGCTCGAGACTTGCCGCATCGATACCCGCGCGCTCGAAGCCGCTCGTATCGCGCTGACCCGCCATATCAAGCGCGGCGGCCGCGTCTGGATTCGCGTCTTCCCCGACAAACCCTTCACCAAGAAACCCGCCGAGACCCGCATGGGTAAGGGCAAGGGCTCGCCCGAGGGATGGGTCGCGTGCGTCAGGCCCGGCAGGATTCTGTTCGAGATGGAAGGCGTCGATTACGCCACCGCAAAAGAAGCGATGCGGCTGGCGGCGCACAAGCTGCCGATCAAAACAATTATGGTCCAGCGCGAGGAGGGCGGCCTTGGAGCTTGA
- the rplV gene encoding 50S ribosomal protein L22, translating to MESVSRTRFIRISPRKLKLVCELIAGKKVDHALSILEFTPKKAARFVSKTLLAAIANARDQQNVDEDKLFVKRATADTGPTWKRSLMRAHMHATPIHKRTSHLTVIVDERAS from the coding sequence ATGGAATCCGTATCGCGAACCCGCTTCATCAGAATCTCGCCGCGCAAGCTCAAGCTGGTGTGCGAGTTGATCGCGGGCAAGAAAGTCGATCACGCGCTGTCGATTCTCGAGTTCACGCCCAAGAAGGCGGCCAGGTTCGTCTCTAAAACTCTGCTTGCCGCAATCGCCAACGCGCGCGATCAGCAGAACGTGGACGAGGACAAGTTGTTCGTAAAACGCGCGACCGCCGACACCGGGCCGACCTGGAAGCGATCGCTCATGCGCGCCCATATGCACGCGACGCCAATCCACAAACGCACCAGCCATCTCACGGTAATCGTGGACGAGCGGGCGTCCTGA
- the rpsQ gene encoding 30S ribosomal protein S17 → MRERIKRREGTVVSAKMTKTVVVRVDRMVEHPLYGKRVRRSTRFMAHDERGECKEGDRVQIIESRPLSRNKRWRISRVLKKAAG, encoded by the coding sequence ATGCGGGAAAGAATTAAACGGCGCGAGGGCACTGTCGTGTCCGCCAAGATGACCAAGACCGTGGTGGTCAGGGTGGACCGCATGGTCGAGCATCCCCTCTACGGCAAGCGCGTGCGTCGCAGCACCCGCTTCATGGCGCACGACGAACGCGGCGAGTGCAAGGAAGGCGATCGCGTGCAGATTATCGAGTCGCGGCCGCTCTCCAGGAACAAGCGCTGGCGCATCAGCCGCGTGCTCAAAAAGGCCGCGGGGTAG